In uncultured Fusobacterium sp., the genomic stretch AGCTTGTAAAGTTGATGCTATAGATACTCCATTTACAGATACAAATGACTACGAAGGACTTATGGCTGACACTCTAAAAGCTAAAATGCTTGGATTTACAGGAAAATTAAGTATTAACCCTAGACAAATAGATACTATCCATAAAGGATATGCTCCTTCTGAAGCAGAAATTACTCATGCTCAAAGAGTTATGGCTGCAAAAGAAGAAGCTGCTAAACAAGGACTTGGAGTTTTCTCATTAGATGGTAAAATGGTTGACCTTCCTATTATCAACAGAGCTATTCATACTTTAGATATGGCTAAATTAATGGGACTTATTGATTAATTATTGAGGCGAGGTGTTTTTAAATGAAAAATATTTTAGGAAGAGAAGTTCCTGATTTTATAGAAGGATATGGAAAGGTAACTCATTATAATGGGTATCTTGCTAATACAACAGGAATAGTTAAGAAAAATTATAATTTTAAAACTGTAACTCCTGAAGATAATAAATTATATACTGATTTATCAACATTAATGGATAAACTTCCACTTAAAGATGGAATGACTGTTTCTTTCCATCACCACTTAAGAAATGGAGACTATGTATTAAATTTAGTAATGGCAGAAATTGCTAAAAGAGGATATAAAGATATCACATTAGTTGCAAGTTCTATTTTCCCTTGTCATAAACCTGTAGTAGAATACATGGAAAAAGGAATAGTTACTCAAATATATGCTGGATATATGTCTGGACCAGTAGCTCAAGCTATTTCTGAAGGTAAATTACAAAAACCTGCAGTTATGCACACTCATGGTGGAAGAGCTAGAATAATGGAAACTGGAGAAGTTGAAGTGGATATCGCTTTCGTTGCAGCTCCAACTTCTGACGAATATGGAAATATTAACGGAGTTGATGGAAAATCAGCTTGTGGAGCTTTAGGATATGCTCATTCTGACGTTGAAAATGCTAAATTAGTAGTTGCTATTACTGATAATTTAGTTCCATTCCCAAATCCTACTATAGAAATCAATCAAACTTTAATTGACTATGTTTTAGTAGTAGATGCTATTGGAGATCCTAAAGGAATAGTTTCTGGTACTACTCAAATAACTAAAAACCCTATTGGATTAAAAGTTGCAGATTTAACTGCTAAATTTATAGAGCAATCTGGATATTTAAAAGATGGTATGAGTTTCCAAACAGGAGCTGGAGGAATATCTCTTGCAGTTGCTGCTGAAGTTAAAAACTTAATGAAATCTAAAAATATTGTAGGTAGTTTCGCTGCTGGAGGAATTACTGGAT encodes the following:
- the citF gene encoding citrate lyase subunit alpha, translating into MKNILGREVPDFIEGYGKVTHYNGYLANTTGIVKKNYNFKTVTPEDNKLYTDLSTLMDKLPLKDGMTVSFHHHLRNGDYVLNLVMAEIAKRGYKDITLVASSIFPCHKPVVEYMEKGIVTQIYAGYMSGPVAQAISEGKLQKPAVMHTHGGRARIMETGEVEVDIAFVAAPTSDEYGNINGVDGKSACGALGYAHSDVENAKLVVAITDNLVPFPNPTIEINQTLIDYVLVVDAIGDPKGIVSGTTQITKNPIGLKVADLTAKFIEQSGYLKDGMSFQTGAGGISLAVAAEVKNLMKSKNIVGSFAAGGITGYIVDMYKEGLFKALFDVQCFDLNAIKSAKENPNHIKMSASMYANANNKGSVVNKLDIVILGATEMDTNFNVNVTTGSDGIIMGGSGGHSDTAAGSKLCIIVSQLVNARISVVKDRITTVTTPGETVDVLVTERGIAINPLRKDLIEKFKNSNLPIKTIEELKEIAESMTGKEEPIKFEDRIVAVVQYRDGSVVDVVRQIKK